Part of the Acidimicrobiales bacterium genome, ACTGGGCGCTCAGCTGGTTCGACGACCGCCCGACGCCCCGGGTCGAGCCCGGGGGATCGCCCCGGTCCGTCGACGCCCTGGTCGAGGCACTGCGCCGGCCGCCCTCGCCGGGCCCGCTCGACGTGAACTTCATCTACCCGACCATGCACCTCACCGAGTCGAGCGGCCTGGCGCTCGACGTGCTCGGCCCGGCCCTGGCCGGCGTCGATCGGGCCGCGGCCTCGCGTGCCCTGCTACGGGTGGCGGCGCTCTCGATGCTCCAGGACGACCCCGCCGAGGCGCCCTACGGCTGGAGCCACTGTCTGACCATGCCCCACGGCCTGCTGTCGGTGACCGCGCTGTCGGCCCGTCCCGACGACGTGCTGGCGGTCGCTGCCACCTATGTCCTCGGATTCCGTGCGACCCAAGGCACCGTCGACGTCGATCCCCACTGGGCGCCGGCGCCGCCCGCGGTCGGGTGGGCCGAGGCGCTCGACGGCGCCCCCGACCTCGCCGCCGCCGGCGCCTGGCACGCGTCGGTCGACGATCGACCGGCGCTCGCGGCGGTCCTCGTCGACCGCGCCGCTGCCCACGAGGACGCCCACCTGGCCAAATACACCCTCGCCTGCCTGCAACTCGCCGACACCGACCCCGCCTTCGCCTACGGCTACGTCGCGGCGGCGGCCTTCCTCGGTGCCTGGTGGCGCCAGGCCGACGGCGCCCTGAACTGAGGAAGGGCCTCCCTACGGCCCTCGAACGGGCGGCCGGTGGGCCGAGAATCGGCTCACCAGCCGCTTCCCCGTAACGATCAGCGCCCGGGCCAGCAGCATCGCGGCCGACCCGATGGTCAGGCTGACGAGCGCCATCCGAACATCGCCGAACACGACGAGTGACAGGAGCGCGAGGACCATCGCGGGGAGGACCGTGAGCAGCCATCCCGACGGCGCGAGCCACCAGCCCGGCTCTGCGGCCGGCTCGATGCTCACGTCCGACCGCTCCGTGGTCCGATCACGAGCGGCTCAGCTCGAACGGCACGAGTTGCAGCGGGTTCGGCAGGCGCCCAGGTTGACGGGGCTCGCCTGACGCGGTGACTCCGAGGCACTGCAGGCGCTTTCGCTGCTGTGACGGCAGGACCTCGAGAAGCGCTCGGCTTCGAGCGCCGATGTCCCCGTGGTTGCCCCATGAGGCGATGATCCGGTCGCTTCGGTGGGCTGCGTCGATGATCCGGGCGTTCGTCTCGGCGCCGACGGCCCGCTCCATGTCGTGGGCCGCCGCCGCTCGTAGTTCGGCGAGATCGCCGCACCGTAGGGAGAAGAGGTTGACGAGGAGGAGGCGGCCCATTCCGAGCTCTTGGGAGAACCGGCACATCCGCTGCAGGGTCCGTCGGTTGCCGCCACCGGTGTCGAGCGTCGTCGGGTAGAGGC contains:
- a CDS encoding DUF1643 domain-containing protein, with protein sequence MPGDPCSDLSTWGSEGGSYSFDGQYRWSFERTIGHHRRTICWIGLYPTTLDTGGGNRRTLQRMCRFSQELGMGRLLLVNLFSLRCGDLAELRAAAAHDMERAVGAETNARIIDAAHRSDRIIASWGNHGDIGARSRALLEVLPSQQRKRLQCLGVTASGEPRQPGRLPNPLQLVPFELSRS